Proteins encoded together in one Aurantiacibacter aquimixticola window:
- a CDS encoding BglII/BstYI family type II restriction endonuclease, translating to MTDDVSGGSGADSGALIEQIFSPELRNKFEIFSYRNAATILQASFPEQFGQIVDALEQFQISREMIRTPGGSKGPIASYVDTLFTEPAGWRESRISADLHVKLLHAKKKDSLIASYIREGFLDGHRIDFLNGRVALDLEWNSKDQTYDRDLYAFSAFYDAGAIDVGIILTRGSSLDTTYLRSLGKVLTKDGREGKDEVYKKFGASTTWMGKLLYRLDAGRNGGCPVLAIGIKPECVTA from the coding sequence ATGACGGACGACGTCTCAGGCGGGAGTGGCGCCGACAGTGGAGCGCTGATCGAGCAGATCTTTTCTCCTGAACTTCGCAACAAATTCGAGATCTTCAGTTATCGCAATGCAGCGACCATTCTTCAGGCCAGTTTTCCTGAGCAATTCGGTCAAATTGTCGATGCGCTAGAGCAGTTTCAGATATCGCGGGAGATGATCCGTACTCCGGGCGGGAGCAAAGGACCGATTGCGTCGTATGTAGACACCCTCTTCACCGAGCCGGCTGGTTGGCGAGAATCACGTATATCAGCCGACCTGCATGTGAAACTGCTCCATGCAAAGAAGAAAGACAGTTTGATCGCCTCTTACATACGAGAAGGGTTTCTCGACGGTCACAGGATCGACTTTCTTAATGGACGGGTCGCGCTTGATCTGGAATGGAATTCAAAGGATCAGACATACGATCGCGATCTTTACGCATTCTCGGCTTTCTACGATGCCGGGGCAATCGATGTCGGCATCATTCTCACACGCGGCTCATCTCTCGATACCACCTATCTTCGTAGCCTCGGAAAAGTGCTCACGAAAGACGGGCGTGAGGGCAAGGATGAGGTTTACAAGAAGTTCGGCGCATCAACGACGTGGATGGGCAAATTGCTCTATCGTCTCGATGCCGGTCGGAATGGCGGTTGCCCTGTTTTGGCGATTGGCATCAAACCGGAGTGCGTAACCGCTTAG
- a CDS encoding MT-A70 family methyltransferase — translation MFQNQNDAGSDLLRIANGVEFGTILADPPWQFQNRTGKVAPEHKRLNRYGTMTLEEICDLPVAEISADPSHLYLWVPNALLPDGLRVMEAWGFRYVSNIVWHKIRKDGGSDGRGVGFYFRNVTEVLLFGVRGKNARTLDPGRRQVNMIQSRKREHSRKPDEQYPIIEECSWGPRIELFSRGTRKNWTVWGNQADDDYKPTWDTYSHNSMAIAAE, via the coding sequence ATGTTCCAAAATCAGAACGACGCAGGTTCCGACCTTTTGCGCATCGCCAACGGCGTGGAATTTGGCACGATCTTGGCCGATCCACCGTGGCAGTTTCAAAACCGTACCGGGAAGGTCGCTCCCGAGCATAAGCGGCTCAATCGCTACGGGACAATGACGCTCGAAGAAATCTGCGATTTGCCCGTGGCGGAGATATCAGCGGATCCGTCTCATCTTTATCTTTGGGTGCCGAATGCGTTGCTTCCCGATGGACTTCGGGTGATGGAGGCTTGGGGCTTTCGCTATGTTTCCAACATAGTCTGGCACAAGATTCGCAAGGATGGTGGTTCGGACGGCCGCGGTGTCGGATTCTATTTTCGCAACGTTACAGAGGTGCTTCTCTTCGGTGTCCGTGGCAAGAATGCCCGAACGCTAGACCCTGGGCGCAGGCAAGTGAACATGATCCAATCGCGCAAACGCGAACACAGCCGTAAACCCGATGAGCAATATCCGATTATTGAGGAATGCAGCTGGGGTCCTCGTATCGAATTGTTCAGTCGCGGAACACGGAAAAACTGGACCGTTTGGGGTAATCAAGCCGACGACGATTATAAGCCGACTTGGGACACTTACAGCCACAACTCGATGGCGATTGCGGCTGAATGA
- a CDS encoding transglutaminase-like domain-containing protein: protein MPIEITTSFSFHLDEPTDLLLQFQAAALPEQTLLETDTWLTKAMHIASVPAQDAIGERVWVRAEGDYRVDYTARVEVNRMSPEIGKLAMLDPHDLPGEAVEYVFDSRYCQADRMQAFVEDEFGSLKGGERIAAMRDWIADNFTYEAGRSDATTTALDTFVERHGICRDFAHVMICFARASTIPARFVSCYAPGVEPQDFHAVAEVFLEDETTPGGGAWYLVDATGMADPAKTVKIGIGRDAADVSFLTSFGRARFDGKTIEVSEAA, encoded by the coding sequence ATGCCCATAGAGATCACGACGAGCTTCTCGTTCCACCTCGACGAGCCGACCGACCTGCTGCTGCAGTTCCAGGCCGCCGCCCTTCCCGAGCAGACTTTGCTGGAAACCGACACCTGGCTGACCAAGGCGATGCATATCGCCAGCGTTCCGGCGCAGGATGCCATCGGGGAGCGTGTCTGGGTGCGGGCCGAGGGCGACTACCGCGTCGATTACACCGCCAGGGTGGAGGTCAATCGCATGTCGCCGGAGATCGGCAAGCTTGCCATGCTCGATCCGCACGACCTGCCGGGCGAGGCCGTGGAATACGTATTCGATTCGCGGTACTGTCAGGCCGACCGTATGCAGGCCTTCGTGGAGGATGAATTCGGCTCTTTGAAAGGCGGCGAGCGCATCGCCGCCATGCGCGACTGGATCGCCGACAATTTCACCTATGAAGCCGGACGCTCGGACGCGACCACCACCGCGCTCGACACCTTCGTGGAGCGCCACGGCATCTGCCGCGATTTCGCCCATGTGATGATCTGCTTCGCCCGCGCCTCCACCATCCCGGCGCGCTTCGTCAGCTGCTATGCGCCGGGCGTGGAGCCACAGGACTTTCACGCCGTAGCCGAGGTGTTTCTCGAAGACGAGACGACGCCGGGCGGCGGCGCGTGGTATCTCGTCGATGCGACGGGCATGGCGGATCCGGCAAAGACCGTTAAGATCGGCATCGGGCGCGACGCTGCCGATGTCAGCTTCCTGACCAGTTTCGGCCGAGCGCGCTTCGACGGGAAGACCATCGAAGTGAGCGAAGCGGCCTGA
- the zwf gene encoding glucose-6-phosphate dehydrogenase, producing the protein MEKKADTLILFGATGDLSQRMLLPSLCALDADDLLAEDLRIVGTARSELSDGEFRDMARKAIEQYLPDHRRGSMAQFLNRLTYSQLDVTTPDGYRELADKVGKDREIAIFLSTAPSLFEPTIKGLAEHGLADSNSRICLEKPLGTDLESSCQINDAVAAAFPESRIFRIDHYLGKETVQNLIALRFANMFFEPLWNSQHIEHVQITVGETVGLEGRADFYESAGALRDMVQNHMLQLLALVAMEPPGSFDAGAVRDEKVKVLRALREMEPQESVTGQYRKGAVDGQPVAGYDEELGRDSNVETFVALKAHIDNWRWQGVPFYLRTGKRMPERVTEIVVQFRCVPHSIFPNARLKQNRMVIGIQPEENIHLSMMAKVPGIEQEGMTLRQVPLDITMPDAFTGKHKRIAYERLLLDLIEGHQTLFVRRDEVEAQWRWIDSIRAVWDKEGREPKTYAAGSWGPSKAIALAERDGVSWHD; encoded by the coding sequence ATGGAAAAGAAGGCCGACACGCTGATCCTGTTCGGGGCGACGGGCGACCTGTCGCAGCGCATGCTGCTGCCCTCGCTCTGCGCGCTCGACGCGGACGATCTTCTGGCCGAAGACCTGCGCATCGTCGGCACGGCGCGTTCGGAGCTTTCGGACGGCGAATTTCGCGACATGGCGCGCAAGGCTATCGAGCAATATCTGCCCGATCACCGGCGCGGTTCGATGGCGCAGTTCCTCAATCGCCTCACCTACAGCCAGCTCGATGTGACGACGCCCGATGGCTATCGAGAGCTGGCGGACAAGGTGGGCAAGGACCGCGAGATCGCGATCTTCCTCTCCACCGCGCCCAGCCTGTTCGAGCCGACGATCAAGGGCCTTGCCGAGCACGGGCTGGCGGACAGCAATTCGCGCATCTGCCTGGAAAAGCCGCTCGGCACCGATCTGGAAAGCAGCTGCCAGATCAACGATGCCGTGGCCGCCGCCTTTCCCGAAAGCCGCATTTTCCGCATTGATCACTATCTTGGCAAGGAGACGGTGCAGAACCTTATCGCGCTGCGCTTTGCCAACATGTTCTTCGAGCCGCTGTGGAATTCCCAGCATATCGAGCATGTGCAGATCACCGTGGGGGAGACTGTCGGGCTGGAAGGCCGCGCCGATTTCTACGAGAGCGCGGGCGCGCTGCGCGACATGGTGCAAAACCATATGCTGCAATTGCTGGCGCTCGTCGCGATGGAGCCGCCGGGCAGCTTCGATGCAGGCGCGGTGCGGGACGAGAAGGTGAAGGTTCTGCGCGCGCTTCGCGAGATGGAGCCGCAGGAAAGCGTCACCGGCCAGTATCGCAAGGGCGCCGTCGATGGCCAGCCCGTCGCCGGTTATGACGAGGAACTGGGCCGCGACAGCAATGTCGAGACGTTCGTGGCGCTGAAGGCGCATATCGACAACTGGCGCTGGCAGGGCGTGCCCTTCTACCTGCGCACCGGCAAGCGGATGCCCGAGCGCGTGACCGAGATCGTCGTGCAGTTCCGCTGCGTGCCGCATTCGATCTTTCCCAACGCGCGGCTGAAGCAGAACCGCATGGTGATCGGCATCCAGCCGGAAGAGAACATCCACCTCTCCATGATGGCCAAGGTGCCCGGCATCGAGCAGGAAGGCATGACGCTGCGGCAGGTGCCGCTCGACATCACCATGCCCGATGCCTTTACCGGCAAGCACAAGCGCATCGCCTATGAACGCCTGCTGCTCGACCTGATCGAGGGACACCAGACGCTGTTCGTGCGGCGGGACGAGGTGGAGGCGCAGTGGCGCTGGATCGACTCCATCCGCGCGGTGTGGGACAAGGAAGGCCGCGAACCCAAGACTTACGCCGCCGGCAGCTGGGGGCCGAGCAAGGCCATCGCGCTGGCCGAACGCGACGGAGTGAGCTGGCATGACTGA
- the edd gene encoding phosphogluconate dehydratase — translation MTELHPTLARVTERIIAKSKDSRAAYLSLIEREIENRPDRSQVSCSNLAHAFAGAQEDQEALKTNAGPNIGVVTAYNDMLSAHQPYGRYPERLKIYAREVGATAQVAGGTPAMCDGVTQGETGMELSLFSRDAIAMATGVALSHAMYDGMLLLGICDKIVPGLLIGALRFGHLPAVFVPSGPMPSGISNSQKQKTRQLYAEGRATRAELLESELGSYHSPGTCTFYGTANSNQMMMELMGLHIPGSAFIQPGTKLRQALDRAAVHRVTAMTADGNDFRPLGHCVDEKAIVNAMVGLLATGGSTNHAIHIPAFARAAGVQVDWTDLSELSSAVPLLARVYPNGSGDVNHFHDAGGMGFVIRELVDAGLAHGDVMGVGQERGMAEYGREPGLEEDRLVWRDVGPSGDDTMLKPAGDPFQPDGGMRLVEGNLGRACFKSSAVKKDRWTVEAPCRVFHTQKAVVDAFKAGELDRDVVVVVRFQGPRANGMPELHSLTPPLAVLQDRGYRVALVTDGRMSGASGKVPAAIHVSPEALGGGPLSLLQDGDIVKVCAETGELSTTADLSTRQPADDPGAEMGTGRELFAMFRQLADEAEKGGSAMLATAGL, via the coding sequence ATGACTGAACTTCACCCGACACTGGCCCGCGTTACCGAGCGCATCATCGCGAAGTCGAAGGATAGCCGCGCTGCCTATCTTTCGCTGATCGAGCGGGAGATCGAAAACCGGCCCGATCGCAGCCAGGTCAGCTGTTCCAATCTCGCCCATGCCTTTGCGGGTGCGCAGGAGGACCAGGAAGCGCTCAAGACCAATGCCGGGCCGAATATCGGCGTGGTCACCGCCTATAACGACATGCTTTCGGCGCATCAGCCCTATGGCCGCTATCCCGAGCGGCTGAAGATCTACGCCCGCGAAGTCGGCGCGACGGCGCAGGTGGCAGGCGGCACGCCGGCCATGTGCGACGGGGTTACGCAGGGCGAGACCGGCATGGAGCTATCGCTCTTTTCTCGCGATGCGATTGCGATGGCGACGGGCGTCGCGCTCAGCCATGCGATGTATGACGGCATGCTGCTGCTCGGCATTTGCGACAAGATCGTGCCGGGTTTACTTATCGGCGCGCTGCGCTTCGGCCATCTGCCCGCCGTCTTCGTGCCCAGCGGCCCGATGCCGAGCGGGATTTCAAACAGCCAGAAGCAGAAGACGCGCCAGCTTTATGCCGAAGGCAGGGCGACGCGCGCCGAGTTGCTGGAAAGCGAGTTGGGCAGTTATCATTCGCCCGGCACCTGCACGTTCTACGGCACGGCCAATTCCAACCAGATGATGATGGAGCTGATGGGGCTGCACATTCCGGGCAGCGCCTTCATCCAGCCCGGCACGAAACTGCGCCAGGCGCTGGACCGGGCCGCTGTCCACCGCGTCACCGCGATGACGGCGGACGGCAACGATTTTCGGCCACTCGGCCATTGCGTCGACGAAAAGGCCATCGTGAATGCCATGGTCGGCCTGCTGGCGACGGGCGGCAGCACCAATCACGCGATCCACATCCCGGCATTTGCGCGGGCCGCGGGCGTGCAGGTGGACTGGACGGACCTGTCCGAACTTTCCAGCGCCGTGCCGCTGCTGGCGCGCGTCTATCCCAACGGCTCGGGCGATGTGAACCATTTCCACGATGCGGGCGGCATGGGCTTCGTGATCCGCGAACTCGTCGATGCGGGGTTGGCTCACGGCGACGTCATGGGTGTCGGGCAGGAGCGCGGTATGGCCGAATATGGCCGCGAGCCGGGGCTGGAGGAGGATCGCCTCGTCTGGCGCGATGTCGGCCCGTCGGGCGACGACACCATGCTGAAACCCGCCGGCGACCCGTTCCAGCCCGATGGCGGCATGCGGCTGGTCGAGGGCAATCTCGGCCGTGCCTGCTTCAAGTCCTCCGCCGTGAAGAAAGACCGCTGGACGGTGGAAGCGCCGTGCCGCGTCTTCCATACGCAGAAAGCCGTGGTCGACGCCTTCAAGGCGGGCGAGCTGGACCGCGACGTCGTGGTGGTGGTCCGCTTCCAGGGGCCGCGGGCGAACGGCATGCCCGAACTTCACAGTCTCACCCCGCCCCTCGCCGTGCTGCAAGATCGCGGATACCGCGTCGCGCTCGTCACCGATGGGCGCATGTCGGGTGCGAGCGGCAAGGTGCCCGCCGCGATCCATGTCTCGCCCGAAGCGCTGGGTGGCGGACCGCTCAGCCTGTTGCAGGACGGCGATATAGTGAAGGTGTGCGCCGAAACCGGAGAGCTTTCGACCACCGCCGATCTCTCCACGCGCCAGCCCGCCGACGATCCCGGCGCCGAGATGGGCACGGGCCGCGAACTGTTCGCCATGTTCCGCCAGCTGGCGGACGAAGCAGAGAAAGGTGGCAGCGCAATGCTCGCCACGGCAGGCCTATGA
- the glk gene encoding glucokinase, which translates to MTDIVSVDIGGTHARFTIASCGADGTIAMDEPITLHTEDHASFQTAWEDYRERKGGTLPDGVSMAIAGPVGGDVIRFTNNPWIIRPALVQEKLGVSTYTIVNDFEAIAHAVARAGEDEFMHLTGPEGALPPTGRLTVLGPGTGLGVAHLYREPDGTYRVSATEGGHVDFAPLDQVEDAILARLRKRHNRVSVERVVAGPAIVDIYATLAALEGRAIAEQDDVAIWTAGMDGSDSLAAAAIDRFCLSLGAVAGDTALAQGGFSGVIIAGGLGYRLRDHLPKSGFAERFRAKGRFESLMASIPVKLITHPQPGLFGAAAAYFQQHGDA; encoded by the coding sequence ATGACAGACATCGTTTCCGTCGATATCGGCGGCACCCATGCGCGCTTCACCATCGCCAGCTGCGGGGCGGACGGCACCATCGCGATGGATGAGCCGATCACGCTCCACACCGAAGATCACGCCAGTTTCCAGACGGCGTGGGAGGATTACCGGGAGCGCAAGGGCGGCACCCTGCCCGACGGCGTGAGCATGGCCATCGCCGGGCCGGTGGGCGGTGACGTCATCCGCTTCACCAACAATCCGTGGATCATCCGCCCGGCGCTGGTGCAGGAAAAGCTTGGCGTTTCGACCTACACCATCGTCAACGATTTCGAGGCGATCGCGCATGCCGTCGCGCGCGCGGGCGAGGACGAATTCATGCATCTGACCGGCCCGGAAGGCGCGCTGCCGCCAACCGGTCGCCTAACAGTGCTCGGCCCCGGCACCGGCCTTGGCGTCGCGCATCTCTACCGCGAGCCGGACGGCACATACCGCGTCTCCGCCACCGAAGGCGGCCATGTCGATTTCGCCCCGCTCGACCAGGTGGAGGATGCGATTCTCGCCCGTCTGCGCAAGCGTCACAATCGCGTGAGTGTGGAGCGCGTCGTCGCTGGCCCCGCCATCGTCGACATCTACGCAACGCTCGCCGCGCTCGAAGGGCGCGCCATCGCCGAGCAGGACGACGTCGCGATCTGGACCGCAGGCATGGACGGTAGTGACAGTCTCGCCGCCGCCGCGATCGACCGCTTCTGCCTTTCATTGGGCGCGGTCGCGGGAGACACCGCGCTGGCGCAGGGCGGATTTTCCGGCGTCATTATCGCGGGCGGTCTCGGCTATCGACTGCGCGATCACCTTCCAAAGTCGGGTTTCGCCGAACGCTTCCGCGCCAAGGGCCGCTTCGAAAGCCTGATGGCGAGCATCCCGGTCAAACTCATCACCCACCCGCAGCCCGGCCTGTTCGGTGCGGCTGCCGCCTATTTCCAGCAACACGGAGACGCATAG
- the eda gene encoding bifunctional 4-hydroxy-2-oxoglutarate aldolase/2-dehydro-3-deoxy-phosphogluconate aldolase yields the protein MRMGPVVPVLVVEDVGHARETAEALVEGGLKVLEVTLRTPDALKAIQRMNLVPGAVVGAGTVTNDKQLGEALSAGSEFIVSPGLTDKLGHAAVKSGVPFLPGIANSGDIMRGMDLGLKHFKFFPAMANGGIPALKALAAPFFQCKFCPTGGVSPDNASDWLAMEQVLCVGGSWAAPAGASPETITGLAREASGLAA from the coding sequence ATGCGGATGGGGCCTGTCGTGCCCGTGCTCGTCGTGGAGGATGTCGGTCATGCTCGCGAGACGGCCGAAGCGCTCGTCGAAGGCGGGCTCAAGGTTCTCGAAGTGACTTTGAGAACGCCCGATGCGCTAAAGGCAATCCAGCGCATGAACCTCGTCCCCGGCGCAGTCGTCGGCGCGGGCACCGTCACGAACGACAAGCAGCTGGGCGAGGCGCTATCGGCGGGCAGCGAGTTCATCGTTTCACCCGGCCTAACCGACAAGCTCGGCCATGCGGCAGTCAAATCCGGCGTGCCCTTCCTTCCCGGCATCGCCAATTCGGGCGACATCATGCGCGGGATGGATCTTGGCCTGAAGCATTTCAAATTCTTCCCGGCGATGGCCAATGGCGGCATTCCGGCGCTGAAAGCGCTCGCCGCGCCCTTCTTCCAGTGCAAGTTCTGCCCCACTGGCGGCGTCTCGCCCGACAACGCGTCGGACTGGCTGGCGATGGAGCAGGTGCTTTGCGTCGGCGGTAGCTGGGCCGCGCCCGCCGGTGCCTCGCCAGAGACAATCACCGGACTGGCGCGCGAAGCCAGCGGCCTGGCGGCATGA
- a CDS encoding phosphoenolpyruvate carboxylase: MTSVDDLTGRLRELHQRTVETPLFNPVFQLAHDLSRQLESGELTLDDFENAIAELEVGALRERATRIGCMVEPMDGDSNTSALADVLPTDDYAAFKARWERPDLHAVFTAHPTFLLTPDQSEAVAAAASTGAEISSDVVGGERPQVTLSYEHGRAMRAIAHAQDARDAIVSQLLSHARDSWPGEWQDFVPLPFRFASWVGYDMDGRTDIKWHHSIAFRLSEKAERLGRYVAKLKAVDDNHELLGTLGPARIHAAEMAAAFAADLSDPKKLSAVANRLTADRPEKLLSLAPVIDALESEAGSADDGARAVALKTLAAAMRADGLGMGWIHFRVNAKQLHNAIRRRIDPGGTLDLASKGAVVHLRNAIADVKPRRTNFGALAIEASTATRQFLAMAQILQHVDADAPIRMLIAECEEPATVLAALYFAKLFGIEDKVDVSPLFETETALEHGGRFLDELLAEDVYRDYAKKRGRVAIQTGFSDAGRFVGQVPASLAIERLQGRLADAMEANGLTDVAALIFNTHGESMGRGAHPNNMADRLDWPLSPWAKRRFARAGIALEPEVSFQGGDGYLWFATPELARATLTRIAALHPSVTDTDAPTDPFYRRTDLSLDFYRAIKEHQREHLESRTYSRAITAFGLGLLNSTGSRVSRRQSDLNADREMSLRQIRAIPHNAVLQQLGYPVNVIAGIGHAAEGNYEEIGQLLTESPRGRELVRLVRAANALASVKTVAAYGELFNSAYWASRPYRGTEGHLSDACEALSEYLVKDDRVGTFRRLASRLRVDAMKLHRLLDHVPDEAPVANREEKRRMIGAAQALRIALFQAMFIRAVSVPMFSRANDVSRDDVLEMIFTLRVDEALAQLRRAYPTSFPRIDRFDLDAETDWPDGADEGYEAIHRDYIEPIERAYALSLRVSTAIANIFGAHG; this comes from the coding sequence ATGACGAGCGTCGACGATCTGACCGGGCGCCTGCGCGAACTGCACCAGCGCACGGTCGAGACACCGCTGTTCAATCCGGTTTTCCAGCTGGCACACGATCTCTCGCGCCAGCTTGAGAGCGGCGAATTGACCCTCGACGATTTCGAGAACGCGATTGCCGAACTTGAAGTCGGCGCGCTGCGCGAGCGCGCGACGCGGATCGGTTGCATGGTCGAGCCGATGGATGGCGACAGCAACACGTCCGCTCTGGCCGACGTTCTGCCTACCGACGATTATGCCGCCTTCAAGGCGCGCTGGGAGCGGCCGGACCTGCACGCCGTATTTACCGCGCACCCGACTTTTCTACTCACACCCGATCAGTCCGAAGCGGTCGCCGCGGCGGCTTCGACGGGCGCCGAGATTTCCTCCGATGTGGTGGGCGGAGAGCGCCCGCAGGTCACGCTGTCCTACGAGCATGGCCGCGCCATGCGCGCCATCGCTCACGCGCAGGACGCGCGCGATGCCATCGTATCGCAGCTTCTGTCCCACGCGCGGGATAGCTGGCCGGGCGAGTGGCAGGACTTCGTGCCGCTACCATTCCGTTTCGCCAGCTGGGTCGGCTACGACATGGATGGCCGCACCGATATCAAGTGGCACCATTCGATTGCTTTCCGCCTGTCCGAAAAGGCCGAGCGGCTCGGCCGCTATGTCGCCAAGCTGAAGGCCGTGGACGACAACCACGAATTGCTCGGAACGCTCGGCCCGGCGCGCATTCATGCCGCCGAGATGGCCGCAGCCTTCGCCGCCGATCTGTCCGATCCGAAAAAGCTTTCGGCGGTCGCCAACCGCCTGACGGCGGACCGGCCCGAGAAACTGCTCAGCCTCGCCCCGGTGATCGATGCGCTGGAGAGCGAGGCGGGCTCCGCCGATGACGGCGCGCGGGCGGTTGCGCTGAAAACACTCGCCGCAGCGATGCGTGCCGACGGCCTCGGTATGGGCTGGATCCATTTCCGCGTGAACGCGAAGCAGCTGCACAATGCCATCCGCCGCCGGATCGATCCGGGCGGCACGCTCGATCTCGCCAGCAAAGGCGCGGTCGTTCACCTGCGCAACGCCATCGCCGATGTGAAACCCCGCCGCACGAATTTCGGCGCGCTGGCGATCGAGGCGAGCACCGCCACCCGCCAGTTCCTCGCCATGGCGCAGATCCTTCAGCACGTGGATGCCGACGCGCCGATCCGCATGCTGATCGCCGAATGCGAAGAGCCTGCCACAGTCCTCGCCGCGCTCTATTTCGCCAAGCTGTTCGGGATAGAGGACAAGGTCGATGTCTCGCCCCTGTTCGAAACCGAAACCGCGCTGGAACATGGCGGCCGCTTCCTCGACGAATTGCTCGCCGAGGACGTCTATCGCGACTATGCGAAGAAGCGCGGGCGCGTGGCGATCCAGACGGGGTTCTCCGATGCCGGTCGCTTCGTCGGACAGGTGCCTGCAAGCCTCGCCATCGAGCGTCTGCAGGGCCGTCTGGCGGACGCGATGGAAGCGAACGGCCTCACCGATGTCGCCGCGCTCATTTTCAACACCCATGGCGAAAGCATGGGCCGCGGCGCGCATCCGAACAATATGGCGGACCGGCTCGACTGGCCGCTTTCCCCCTGGGCCAAGCGCCGCTTCGCCCGGGCGGGCATCGCGCTGGAGCCGGAAGTCAGCTTTCAGGGCGGTGACGGCTATCTCTGGTTCGCTACGCCGGAACTGGCGCGCGCCACGCTCACCCGCATCGCCGCGCTGCATCCCAGTGTGACGGACACCGATGCGCCGACCGATCCCTTCTACCGCCGCACCGATCTCAGCCTCGATTTCTATCGCGCGATCAAGGAGCATCAGCGCGAGCATCTGGAAAGCCGGACCTACAGCCGCGCGATCACGGCGTTTGGCCTCGGCCTGCTGAATTCGACCGGCAGCCGCGTCAGCCGCCGCCAGAGCGACCTCAATGCCGACCGAGAGATGAGCCTTCGCCAGATTCGCGCAATCCCGCACAATGCGGTGCTGCAGCAGCTCGGCTACCCGGTGAACGTCATCGCCGGGATCGGCCATGCGGCGGAAGGCAATTACGAGGAAATCGGCCAGCTGCTGACCGAAAGCCCGCGCGGGCGCGAGCTGGTGCGGCTGGTGCGCGCGGCCAATGCACTCGCCAGCGTGAAGACGGTCGCCGCTTATGGCGAGCTGTTCAATTCGGCCTATTGGGCCAGCCGCCCCTATCGCGGAACCGAGGGCCACCTTTCCGATGCCTGCGAGGCGCTGAGCGAATATCTGGTGAAGGACGACCGCGTCGGCACGTTCCGCCGCCTCGCCAGCCGGCTGCGGGTGGATGCGATGAAGCTGCATCGCCTGCTGGATCATGTGCCGGACGAAGCGCCCGTCGCCAATCGCGAGGAGAAGCGGCGGATGATCGGCGCGGCGCAGGCGCTGCGGATCGCGCTGTTCCAGGCGATGTTCATTCGCGCCGTCAGCGTGCCGATGTTCAGCCGCGCCAACGATGTGTCGCGCGACGACGTGCTGGAGATGATCTTCACCTTGCGCGTGGATGAGGCGCTGGCGCAGCTGCGGCGCGCCTATCCCACCAGTTTCCCGCGCATCGATCGCTTCGACCTCGACGCCGAGACCGACTGGCCGGACGGTGCGGACGAAGGCTACGAAGCGATCCACCGCGACTATATCGAGCCGATAGAGCGCGCCTATGCGCTCAGCCTTCGCGTCTCGACCGCCATCGCCAATATCTTCGGCGCGCATGGTTAG
- a CDS encoding L,D-transpeptidase family protein, which yields MSTAAKWCVGLAMGGIALLASAVLVGNPLGAQDAPTPQIVAEDVLSEEPAVLASADADYYGNDPVSAEERALISREVVQAVPDYDPDDPFVIKRVLPIDGPIRYGEWHWDDEGVPDGPLVMTVDLQARVISVFRGGYEIGAAAALLGTETHPTPTGVFPILTKERHNVSEKYNNAPMPWTLRLTWDGIAIHGGSTVELGYASHGCIGVPDEFVSRLYEIAELGDVVIITDGVMTGVGGSLDTNS from the coding sequence ATGAGTACGGCTGCGAAATGGTGTGTCGGACTGGCAATGGGTGGGATCGCCCTGCTGGCGAGCGCCGTGCTGGTGGGCAATCCGCTGGGTGCGCAGGACGCGCCGACACCGCAAATTGTCGCCGAGGATGTGCTGTCAGAGGAACCAGCCGTCCTCGCCTCCGCCGACGCCGATTATTACGGCAACGACCCCGTCTCTGCCGAAGAGCGCGCCCTGATCTCGCGCGAGGTGGTGCAGGCCGTGCCCGATTACGATCCGGACGATCCCTTCGTCATCAAGCGCGTGCTGCCGATCGACGGGCCGATCCGTTACGGCGAATGGCATTGGGACGATGAAGGCGTGCCAGACGGGCCGCTGGTGATGACGGTGGATCTGCAGGCCCGCGTCATCAGCGTGTTTCGCGGCGGCTACGAAATCGGCGCCGCCGCGGCGCTGCTCGGCACCGAAACCCACCCGACGCCTACAGGCGTGTTTCCGATCCTGACGAAGGAGCGGCACAACGTTTCGGAGAAATACAACAACGCGCCCATGCCTTGGACGCTGCGCCTGACCTGGGACGGCATCGCCATTCACGGCGGCTCGACCGTAGAGCTCGGCTATGCCAGCCACGGCTGCATCGGCGTGCCCGACGAATTCGTCTCGCGACTCTACGAGATCGCGGAACTGGGCGACGTGGTGATCATCACCGATGGCGTGATGACGGGCGTGGGCGGATCGCTGGACACGAACAGCTAA